Within Methanotorris formicicus Mc-S-70, the genomic segment AGAAGGGGATTAAAAAAGGGGCAAAGGAACGTACAAAATCGAAAGACCTCCAATAATAACACTGTATAGTTGAAACGAATTTAAGCAAGGCTAAAATTTGAGAAATGATTAACGAAGTTAATTCAGACGATTTAATCGTTAATACGGATGATGGCTTAAACGTTAATAACTGCGAATGCTTCCATTCGATAATCAAACATTATCTAAGAAAACATCGAGGCATTAGTCGAAAAAATCTCCACCCATATGTAAGCCTCTATACATTTATATACAACTATAAATCGAATTGGTTCTCTGAATTACTTATAATCATGTTAGGTAATGATACTTGAAGATGAGCATTGGTTTTAATTTTAATAGTGTCAAATCACACTATCAGTAAATTGAAGTTTGCGCTATTTGTTGTTTGTAGTTGTTTACGTTAAAAACTGTAAATATCAAAAATTAAAATATAAATCAATATTTATTCAAAATCAGTCAATTTACCTTACTTTCGGAAATTTTATCATGTCTGAATAAACGATATTCCCAAATTAAAATTCAAATTAAAGTTGTTAAACATAACATTGAAATTTTTTAACGCCCATTCTTAGAGGATATAGGTGTCAAAATTAAGTACAAATTCAGTTATTTTAAAATTTGGTAAACAACAACTATAAATAGAACTTTAAAAAAGTAGATTTTGTTATTTTTAAATTATACAACAAACTTTTAAATAGGCAAATGTAGTAGTATGATATAAAGTTTTTGTATAGTGGTGAGGTATGTGCAAGAGGGGCAATGAGATAAAAAATATCATTACAGATGAGAAATTAAACAACTACTTAAGAAGAACAGAAGAAGCCATACAGATAATAAAAAAGGGATTACCTCCAAAAAGAAGTTTACTTTATGATGTTGCAGAGGACTTTCTATTGATGATAGAGAGTTATTATAAGGATGCAAAAGCATTTATAGATGTAGGGGATTATGTTAATGCATTTGCATCATTAAATTATGCCTACGGTTGGATAGACGCTGGGGCAAGGTTGGGTATCTTTGATGTGGGAGATGATGATGTTAGATTCACATTGGCAAAATAATCAAATAAATACTTAAGTAAAATATAAAAACTGCGAGAAAAAACTTTGTGAGGTTTTGGTGAGACTTATGGGGAATTATCACGTAACACTACAGGCAGCATACGTTGTGAAGAATGTGGATGATGTTGAGGATGCCATTAATGTGGCTATTTCTCAAATAGGGAAAACCTTAAACAGACATAGCATGGAATATGTGGATATTGACATTGGATTAACAATATGTCCAAAATGCGGTGAGCCCATAGATTGTGTACTTGTTGTTGCAAGAACTGCATTGGTTGGAATCTTACTGTCAATGAGGGTATTTAATGCTGAAAGTACAGAACATGCAATAAGGATAGCAAAGGCAACAATTGGAAAGGCTTTAAAAGATATCCCATTGGAAGTTGTGGATGTTGTAGAAATGCGTAAATAATTTTATTTATTTTTATTTGCTTTATTTTTTCTTAATTTTGTGTTGTTACTATCCTTACTCTATAAAATGCTTTTTTTATATTCTTTATTAAAACCGCAATATTTTTATATAAATTTGTCGATAATTTGTCATTAATTATCATGATAAATTTTATGTTGTTAATGTTTGAGGTGGATTTGATGTCATTAAAGGCA encodes:
- a CDS encoding DUF357 domain-containing protein, which gives rise to MCKRGNEIKNIITDEKLNNYLRRTEEAIQIIKKGLPPKRSLLYDVAEDFLLMIESYYKDAKAFIDVGDYVNAFASLNYAYGWIDAGARLGIFDVGDDDVRFTLAK
- a CDS encoding DUF555 domain-containing protein gives rise to the protein MGNYHVTLQAAYVVKNVDDVEDAINVAISQIGKTLNRHSMEYVDIDIGLTICPKCGEPIDCVLVVARTALVGILLSMRVFNAESTEHAIRIAKATIGKALKDIPLEVVDVVEMRK